One window of Cervus elaphus chromosome 2, mCerEla1.1, whole genome shotgun sequence genomic DNA carries:
- the CST6 gene encoding cystatin-M produces MARPSLLLPMALALLAFCLLALPRDARARPGDRKVGELQELSPSDPQVQKAAQAAVANYNMGSNSDYYFRDITILRAHSQLVAGIKYYLTVDMGSTACRKSAVAGDHVDLTTCPLAAEAEQEKLRCDFEILVVPWKNSSQLLKHDCVSL; encoded by the exons ATGGCGCGTCCCAGCCTCCTGCTGCCGATGGCCCTGGCCTTGCTCGCATTCTGCCTCCTGGCGCTGCCCCGCGACGCCCGGGCCCGGCCGGGGGACCGCAAGGTCGGAGAACTGCAGGAGCTGTCGCCCAGCGACCCGCAGGTGCAGAAGGCGGCGCAGGCGGCCGTGGCCAACTACAACATGGGCAGCAACAGCGACTACTACTTCCGCGACATCACCATCCTCCGGGCCCACAGCCAG CTGGTGGCGGGCATCAAGTACTACCTGACCGTGGACATGGGGAGCACGGCCTGTCGGAAGAGTGCCGTGGCTGGAGACCACGTAGACCTCACCACCTGCCCCCTGGCCGCAGAAGCAGAACAGGAG AAGCTGCGCTGTGACTTTGAGATCCTTGTGGTTCCCTGGAAGAACTCCTCCCAGCTTCTAAAGCACGACTGTGTGTCCCTGTAG
- the CATSPER1 gene encoding cation channel sperm-associated protein 1 yields MRQTLMTQMYSLTLAHQPHTIGLAAVEFTTITKVHPVTMDSSSKTSESCPEEDEHVQKRKVGRAPRAHKKVHSSDFLYWLWEKLSQLIWGLRRMLRRLVDSLALETFIIFIVCLNTIMLVAQTFAEVEIRGEWYFTALDYIFLSIYVVEAVLKIIALGLAYFLDPWNNLDFFIMVMGVVDFTLIQVNSSSTRAIHNQSVFRIFKVFKTLRALRAIRVLRRLRFLTNLQEVTGTLARSLPSITAILILMFTCLFLFSVVLRALFRYSDPKRFQNIFTTIFTLFTMLTLDDWSLIYLDSRAHGAWYIIPILMIYIIIQYFIFLNLVIAVLVDNFQMALLKGLEKVKQEKAAELHEELLDDSVTKLMEAEPKEVLSEHTIQKQLIEKKFGALTEKQLETLFHFLQLVAGVEHYQLKFRSQAAVIDEIVDTTFEAGEEDFRK; encoded by the exons ATGAGGCAGACACTGATGACTCAGATGTATTCTCTCACCCTGGCTCATCAACCCCATACCATAGGCCTGGCCGCGGTGGAGttcaccaccatcaccaaggTGCATCCCGTCACCATG GACTCCTCCTCTAAGACCTCGGAAAGCTGCCCTGAAGAAGACGAGCACGTTCAGAAGCGCAAAG TTGGCCGAGCCCCACGGGCCCACAAGAAGGTGCACTCTTCGGACTTCTTGTATTGGTTGTGGGAAAAATTAAGCCAGCTTATTTGGGGCCTTCGGAGAATGCTCAGGAGACTGGTTGACTCCCTGGCCCTTGAAACCTTCATCATCTTCATCGTCTGCCTCAACACCATCATGCTTGTGGCTCAGACCTTCGCTGAAGTCGAGATCCGGGGCG AGTGGTACTTCACGGCCTTGGACTACATCTTCCTCTCCATCTACGTGGTGGAAGCTGTGCTCAAAATCATTGCTCTCGGCCTCGCGTATTTTTTGGACCCCTGGAACAACCTGG ATTTCTTCATCATGGTAATGGGTGTGGTGGACTTCACACTCATACAGGTCAACTCTTCCTCCACGCGTGCGATCCACAACCAAAGCGTCTTCCGCATCTTCAAGGTCTTTAAGACCCTGCGAGCCCTGCGCGCGATCCGAGTCCTTCGGAGGCTCAG ATTCCTGACCAACCTCCAGGAAGTGACCGGAACCCTGGCCCGGTCCCTGCCGTCCATCACTGCCATCCTCATCCTCATGTTTACCTGCCTCT TCCTGTTCTCTGTGGTGCTCCGGGCACTGTTCCGCTACTCTGATCCCAAACGCTTCCAGAACATCTTCACCACCATCTTCACCCTCTTCACCATGCTCACCCTGGACGACTGGTCCCTCATCTACCTGGACAGCCGGGCCCATG GCGCCTGGTACATCATCCCCATTCTCATGATCTATATCATCATCCAGTACTTCATCTTCCTCAA CCTGGTGATTGCTGTCCTGGTGGATAACTTCCAGATGGCGCTGCTCAAAGGCCTGGAGAAAGTGAAGCAGGAG AAGGCGGCTGAGCTCCATGAAGAGCTGCTGGATGACTCAGTGACAAAGCTCATGGAAGCAG AGCCTAAAGAGGTGCTAAGTGAACACACTATACAGAAGCAGCTCATTGAGAAAAAATTTGGAGCCCTGACTGAGAA GCAGCTGGAGACCCTGTTCCACTTCCTGCAGCTGGTGGCTGGCGTGGAGCATTACCAGCTGAAATTCCGCTCCCAGGCCGCTGTCATTGATGAGATTGTGGACACCACATTCGAG GCTGGAGAAGAGGACTTCAGAAAGTGA
- the BANF1 gene encoding barrier-to-autointegration factor: MTTSQKHRDFVAEPMGEKPVGSLAGIGEVLGKKLEERGFDKAYVVLGQFLVLKKDEDLFREWLKDTCGANAKQSRDCFGCLREWCDAFL, encoded by the exons ATGACAACCTCCCAAAAGCACCGAGACTTCGTGGCAGAGCCCATGGGGGAGAAGCCGGTGGGAAGCCTGGCCGGGATTGGCGAAGTCCTGGGCAAGAAACTGGAGGAAAGGGGCTTTGATAAG GCCTATGTGGTCCTCGGCCAGTTTCTGGTCCTAAAGAAAGATGAAGACCTCTTCCGGGAATGGCTGAAGGACACGTGCGGCGCCAATGCCAAGCAGTCCCGGGACTGCTTTGGCTGCCTCCGGGAGTGGTGTGACGCCTTCTTGTGA